One stretch of Harmonia axyridis chromosome 1, icHarAxyr1.1, whole genome shotgun sequence DNA includes these proteins:
- the LOC123671273 gene encoding transmembrane protein 181: MAKLNGDGLGYSYHLPSGGWSLRIRNILSQFCELFSEFDKYIAPAYHHDRCERSVQMRLYTMHKREFVMTFIAFFTSLGLAIFIGIAGPPITSTAELDGKLLLPKNNLNITNQGQIASGPFTMRTPSLTTYSQQLWLIVKLTTENRDDEIYDKSFQVTITIEGLTREHTPITVVDNRHSKNRTRHLRCENQNCDEFIVLHLGYLDYTHYIFTVRFHGLEAFHKRYNINQVTFYFKTYNPGFTKIEIWFRFVFLVTTFLIWCWFAYSLKKYAMHDWSIEQKWMSILLLCLMGYNNPVFPMMFMVNSWIPGLIDAFAQATFLCALLLFWLCIYHGLRQNERKFLTFYVPKLFLVSMLWFPAIILSTWEKVNELEDPTYNHEIDTSNYYVVQSFFYIFSVVYIVYLGVLILRAYTELRSMPFFDLRLKYLTLLMVIVLSISCVITFLRFGVGFLEDNFVARLSTHYTSSAQFMAFYSLLNFYLYTMAYLYSPGNSSAHEFAITKDNPAFSMINDSDEDVIYGSDEESRRPLNRSRNDDDSD; this comes from the exons ATGGCAAAGTTGAACGGTGACGGGCTAGGCTACTCATATCATTTACCTTCAGGTGGTTGGAGTttaagaataagaaacatattATCCCAATTCTGTGAACTTTTCAGCGAGTTTGATAAATATATAGCTCCGGCATATCATCATGATCGTTGTGAACG GTCAGTGCAGATGCGATTATATACAATGCATAAGCGCGAATTTGTTATGACATTTATTGCATTTTTTACATCTCTAGGATTAGCAATTTTCATAGGAATAGCAG GACCTCCGATTACCAGTACTGCTGAATTAGATGGTAAATTGTTGTTGCCAAAGAATAACCTCAATATCACCAATCAAGGACAAATAGCTTCAGGTCCTTTTACGATGAGAACACCTTCATTGACCACTTATTCACAGCAATTGTGGCTTATagtgaaattaacaacagagaATAGGGACG atgaaatatACGACAAAAGTTTCCAAGTGACGATAACCATAGAAGGTCTCACTCGAGAACATACTCCAATTACTGTTGTCGATAACAGACATTCAAAAAATAG GACAAGGCATTTGAGATGTGAAAATCAGAACTGCGATGAGTTTATTGTATTACATCTGGGCTATCTTGATTACACGCATTATATATTCACAGTGCGTTTTCATGGTTTAGAGGCATTCCACAAGAGATATAACATAAATCAAGTGACGTTTTAC TTCAAAACCTACAACCCTGGCTTCACTAAAATTGAAATCTGGTTCAGGTTTGTGTTTCTTGTGACGACATTTTTAATATGG TGTTGGTTTGCTTATTCTTTAAAGAAGTACGCAATGCATGACTGGTCTATAGAACAGAAGTGGATGTCCATACTTTTACTATGCCTGATGGGTTACAACA atCCTGTTTTTCCAATGATGTTCATGGTAAATTCCTGGATTCCTGGATTGATTGATGCCTTTGCACAAGCCACGTTTCTCTGTGCTCTGCTGTTATTCTGGTTGTGCATTTACCATGGTCTCAGACAG AATGAGAggaaatttttgacattttacgTGCCCAAACTATTCTTGGTTTCCATGTTATGGTTTCCGGCCATAATACTCTCTACTTGGGAAAAAGTCAACGAACTTGAAGATCCCACTTACAACCATGAAATCGATACTTCAAACTACTAC gtggTTCAATCGTTCTTTTACATATTCAGCGTGGTTTATATAGTTTATTTAGGAGTACTCATACTGAGAGCGTATACTGAATTGAGATCGATGCCATTCTTCG ATTTGCGACTGAAATACTTGACACTCCTCATGGTAATCGTGCTTTCCATTAGTTGCGTCATCACCTTCCTGAGATTTGGAGTTGGATTTTTGGAAGACAACTTCGTGGCTAGGCTCTCCACACATTACACGAGCTCAGCGCAGTTTATGGCTTTCTACTCGTTGCTGAATTTCTATCTCTACACGATGGCCTATCTCTATTCTCCAGGAAACTCGTCAGCTCATg
- the LOC123671274 gene encoding uncharacterized protein LOC123671274 — MGMEEKLIEAVRGYPCLYDTTNPYYIRTKYKQEIWGNIANKLNLENGNDAKYAWSKLRNNHRDSLRRQKRYLRSGASAKHLKSWKFQSQMEFLIKYMVNEKDETNFTIEDEEPPTEPLNKPENLEIIENEPENFEITEIKSENLDITENKPEDLEITELSQVSMDNVERTSDAPATDQNEYSTPLKKTNRKRNKTDIEELLHKTLEQREQRSKERREERKQLVEKMGHKDSLDLFFMSMCEMTKKLPVASQHFIKNSLFVTVSQEEARVLSFPRTIFPTQPYFPGDMSTRPSYPQQSTVQSSRSHMSSASTSQFHSDDSN, encoded by the exons ATGGGAATGGAAGAGAAATTGATTGAGGCAGTGCGTGGTTATCCATGTCTGTATGACACTACAAATCCTTATTATATAAGGACGAAATATAAACAGGAGATCTGGGGTAATATTGCAAATAAGCTGAACTTAGAAAACG GAAATGACGCCAAATATGCATGGTCGAAACTTAGGAATAACCACAGAGATTCCTTGAGGCGACAAAAACGTTACTTAAGAAGTGGTGCATCGGCAAAACATCTTAAATCATGGAAGTTTCAATCGCAGATGGAGTTTCTAATAAAGTACATGGTCAATGAGAAAGATGAAACTAATTTCACCATCGAGGACGAAGAACCTCCAACGGAGCCATTGAATAAACCAGAAAATTTGGAAATCATAGAGAATGaaccagaaaattttgaaattacagagattaaatcagaaaatttggATATTACAGAGAATAAACCAGAAGATTTGGAAATTACAGAGCTGTCCCAAGTAAGCATGGATAACGTAGAAAGGACATCTGATGCACCGGCAAccgatcaaaatgaatattcaacacctctcaaaaaaacaaacagaaaaagaaataaaacggATATTGAAGAGTTGCTGCATAAAACTCTCGAACAGAGAGAACAGAGGTCGAAGGAACGGAGGGAAGAGAGAAAACAATTGGTAGAAAAAATGGGGCATAAGGACAGCCttgacttattttttatgtctaTGTGTGAGATGACAAAAAAACTGCCTGTAGCATCTCagcatttcattaaaaatagtTTATTTGTGACAGTTTCACAGGAGGAAGCACGAGTGCTGAGCTTTCCTCGAACAATCTTCCCAACGCAACCCTATTTTCCTGGAGACATGAGCACAAGACCATCATATCCTCAGCAATCGACAGTCCAGTCGAGTAGGTCTCACATGTCTTCTGCTTCGACTTCACAATTCCACTCCGatgattcaaattaa